The Malus domestica chromosome 13, GDT2T_hap1 genome includes a window with the following:
- the LOC139190968 gene encoding uncharacterized protein, whose product MCLALMFAIQKLRHYMHAYTIHLVAKIDSVKYVMSKPVLTGRLAKWALLLNQYEIIYVLAKAVMGQALADFLADHPIPADWKISDDLPGDEEFYIDIFLTWTMFFDGSARADEAGAGVVFMLPQMQILPYSVQLSELCSNNVIEYQALIIGLQMAINMEIPALEIYGDSKLIVNQLLTEYEVRKDDLVPYFRLATQLLQR is encoded by the exons atgtgccttgccttgatgtttgccatccagaagctcagacattacatgcatgcttacaccatccacttggttgctaaaatTGACtcggtcaaatacgtcatgtccaagccagttttgacagggcgactagctaaatgggcattgcttctcaatcaatacgagatcatttaCGTCCTAGCTAAAGCCGTCATgggacaagcgctagcagacttccttgccgaccatccaatcccagccgattggaaaatctcagacgacttgcctggcGATGAGGagttctacatcgacatattcctaacatggacgatgttcttcgacggatctgcacgagcagacgaagcaggggcaggagtagtattcatgttgCCACAAAtgcaaatactaccttattcagttcaactaagcgaattatgctccaacaacgtcattgagtaccaagcactgatcatcgggctccaaatggcaatcaacatggaaatcccAGCCCTTGAGATATATGGCGACTCCAAACTCATAGTCAATCAACTcctgactgaatatgaggtgaggaaagatgatctcgtcccatacttccggctggcaacgcaattgctacaaag ATGA